A stretch of Numenius arquata chromosome 11, bNumArq3.hap1.1, whole genome shotgun sequence DNA encodes these proteins:
- the PCDH1 gene encoding protocadherin-1, translating to MQPPLDERARGRHGEQRRPHPTPLQRRMKPLASCLGLWLLFQLPALVSGTRVVYKVQEEQPPNTLIGSLASDYGFPDVGHLYKLEVGAPYLRVDGKTGDIYTTETSIDRESLRDCQHLLPGEPCYLEFEVSITDLILNSSPRLLEGQIEVLDINDNTPNFASPVLTLSIPENTNIGTLFPIPLAMDRDSGPNGVASYELTAGPEAQDLFGLQVAEDQDEKQPQLIVMGNLDREQWDSYDLTIKVQDGGNPPRASSALLRITILDMNDNAPKFEKALYEAELSENSPMGHSVLQVKANDSDQGANAEIDYSFHQASDMVRRLLRLDRTTGLITVQGPIDREDVNILKFSVMAKDKGANPKSARTQVVVTIKDMNDNAPSIEIRGIGLVTHQDGMANISEDVPVETAVALVQVSDRDEGENAVVTCVVAGDVPFQLRQASETGSDSKKKYFLQTTTPLDYESVKEYTIEIVAVDSGNPPLSSTNSLKVQVMDVNDNAPVFSQSFTEVAFPENNEPDDLVMEVSATDADSGSNAKLVYSLVTDPSSKGSFTIDPDSGEIRVKAVLDREQRERYEFLVVAADKGSPSLKGTASVAINVMDRNDNDPKFMLSGYNFSVMENMPPLSPVGMVTVIDADKGENARIQLSVEQDNGDFVIQNGTGTILSSISFDREQQSTYTFRLKAVDGGDPPRSAYVGVTINVLDENDNAPFITSPSNATYKHILPHTSPGQQVSKVKAEDIDSGVNAELTYSITGGNPFELFQISPHSGDITLEKEILRKHHGLHRLVVRVNDKGKPSRHGTALVHFYVNETLANRTLLDTLVGHSLDTPLDIDIAGDPEYERSKQRSNILFGVIAGIVAVTLVIVLVVLVRYCRQREAKSGYQAGKKETKDLYAPKQASKSSKSKSKVKKSKSPKPPKPTEDEEETGLQKSLKFNLMNDSVSDSPRIHLPLNYPPGSPDLGRHYRSNSPLPSIQLQPQSPSASKKHQVVQDLPATNTFVGTGDNNSTGSEQYSDYSYRTNPQKYTNKQVGELILRPAAAPPLHRGAIWTEVWE from the exons ATGCAGCCGCCGCTGGATGAGCGCGCAAGGGGCCGGCACGGAGAGCAACGCCGTCCGCATCCAA CTCCCCTGCAGCGCAGGATGAAACCGCTGGCATCCTGCCTGGGCCTGtggctcctcttccagctccctgccctggtcTCTGGGACACGTGTGGTCTACAAAGTGCAGGAGGAACAACCCCCCAACACCCTCATAGGGAGCCTGGCCTCTGACTATGGCTTCCCAGATGTGGGACATCTCTACAAGCTGGAAGTGGGGGCCCCGTACCTACGTGTAGATGGCAAGACTGGGGACATTTACACCACAGAGACCTCCATTGACCGGGAGAGCTTGCGTGActgccagcacctcctgcccgGAGAGCCCTGCTACCTGGAGTTCGAAGTGTCCATCACTGACCTGATCTTGAACAGCAGCCCGCGTCTGCTTGAGGGACAGATAGAGGTGCTTGATATCAATGACAACACCCCCAACTTTGCCTCACCCGTTCTCACTTTGTCCATCCCCGAAAACACCAACATCGGGACACTCTTCCCCATACCCCTGGCTATGGACCGGGACTCGGGTCCAAATGGTGTTGCCTCCTACGAGCTGACTGCTGGTCCTGAGGCCCAGGACCTCTTTGGGCTGCAAGTGGCGGAGGATCAGGATGAGAAGCAGCCGCAGCTGATTGTCATGGGGAACCTGGACCGGGAACAGTGGGACTCCTATGACCTGACCATCAAGGTGCAGGATGGAGGCAACCCTCCGCGGGCGAGCAGTGCCCTGCTTCGCATCACCATCCTGGACATGAATGACAATGCACCCAAGTTTGAGAAGGCCCTGTATGAGGCAGAACTCTCTGAAAACAGCCCCATGGGACACTCTGTCCTCCAG gtGAAAGCCAATGACTCGGACCAAGGTGCCAACGCTGAAATTGACTACTCCTTCCATCAAGCCTCGGACATGGTGCGCCGGCTGCTGCGCCTGGACCGCACCACCGGGCTCATCACCGTGCAGGGGCCCATCGACCGTGAGGACGTCAACATCCTCAAGTTCTCCGTCATGGCCAAGGACAAGGGGGCTAACCCCAAGAGCGCCCGCACCCAGGTGGTGGTCACCATCAAGGACATGAATGACAACGCACCCTCCATAGAGATACGGGGCATTGGGCTTGTCACCCACCAGGATGGCATGGCAAACATCTCGGAGGACGTGCCAGTAGAGACAGCAGTAGCTCTGGTGCAGGTGTCCGACCGAGATGAGGGTGAAAATGCTGTGGTGACCTGTGTGGTGGCTGGTGATGTCCCATTCCAGCTGCGGCAAGCTAGTGAAACGGGGAGTGAcagcaagaagaaatacttcCTACAGACCACCACGCCACTGGACTATGAGTCGGTGAAGGAGTACACCATTGAGATTGTGGCGGTGGACTCGGGGAACCCACCCCTCTCCAGCACCAACTCTTTGAAGGTGCAGGTGATGGACGTGAATGACAACGCGCCTGTCTTCAGCCAGAGTTTCACTGAGGTGGCCTTCCCCGAGAACAACGAGCCTGATGACCTGGTGATGGAGGTGAGTGCCACTGATGCTGACAGTGGCTCAAACGCCAAGCTGGTTTACTCCCTGGTGACGGACCCCTCTTCCAAGGGCTCCTTCACCATTGACCCCGACTCTGGGGAGATCCGGGTGAAGGCAGTGCTGGACCGAGAGCAACGGGAGCGCTATGAGTTCTTGGTGGTGGCGGCAGAcaagggcagccccagcctcaaGGGCACAGCATCTGTGGCCATCAACGTCATGGACAGGAATGACAACGACCCTAAGTTCATGTTGAGCGGCTACAACTTCTCAGTGATGGAGAACATGccgcccctcagccctgtgggtaTGGTGACGGTGATCGATGCTGACAAAGGAGAAAATGCCCGCATCCAGCTGTCGGTGGAGCAAGACAACGGAGATTTTGTCATCCAGAATGGCACTGGAACCATCCTCTCCAGCATCTCTTTTGACCGGGAGCAGCAGAGCACGTACACTTTCCGACTCAAGGCGGTGGATGGTGGGGATCCTCCCAGGTCTGCCTATGTGGGGGTGACTATCAACGTCTTGGATGAGAATGATAATGCCCCCTTCATCACTTCACCCTCCAATGCCACCTACAaacacatcctgccccacaccagccctggccagcaggtGAGCAAAGTCAAGGCGGAGGACATTGACTCTGGCGTCAACGCAGAGCTGACCTACAGCATCACAGGAGGCAACCCCTTTGAGCTCTTCCAGATCTCCCCACACAGTGGAGACATCACCTTGGAGAAGGAGATCTTGCGCAAACACCATGGCCTGCACCGCTTGGTAGTGCGTGTCAATGACAAAGGCAAGCCctcacggcacggcacggcactgGTGCACTTCTACGTCAATGAGACGCTGGCCAACCGCACACTGCTGGACACATTGGTGGGGCACAGTCTGGACACACCACTCGACATAGACATCGCCGGAGACCCTGAATATGAGCGCAGCAAGCAGCGAAGCAACATCCTCTTCGGAGTCATTGCTGGCATCGTGGCTGTCACTCTGGTCATCGTGCTGGTTGTCCTGGTGCGCTACTGCCGGCAGCGGGAGGCCAAGAGTGGCTACCAGGCAGGTAAGAAGGAGACCAAGGACCTGTACGCACCCAAGCAGGCCAGCAAGAGCAGTAAGAGCAAGAGCAAGGTGAAGAAAAGCAAGTCCCCGAAGCCACCCAAGCCCacggaggatgaggaggagacaGGGCTGCAGAAATCGCTCAAGTTCAACCTCATGAACGACTCTGTCAGCGACAGCCCCCGCATCCACCTGCCCCTCAACTACCCACCGGGCAGCCCAGACCTGGGTCGCCACTACCGCTCCAACTCGCCGCTGCCCTCCATCCAGCTGCAGCCTCAGTCGCCCTCTGCCTCCAAGAAGCACCAAGTGGTGCAGGACCTGCCGGCCACCAACACCTTTGTTGGCACCGGGGACAACAACTCGACGGGCTCCGAGCAGTACTCGGACTACAGCTACCGCACCAATCCCCAGAAATACACCAACAAGCAGGTAGGAGAGCTCATCCTGAGGCCGGCAGCGGCCCCCCCGCTGCACCGGGGAGCCATCTGGACAGAGGTGTGGGAGTAA